The Streptomyces sp. NBC_00344 genome includes a window with the following:
- a CDS encoding alpha/beta fold hydrolase, with the protein MTEIELSAGTIEYEDTGGNGPTIVLLHGLLMDSSLWDGTLASLAVDHRCVTPTLPFGAHRHAMRDDADLSLPGIARLVAELLERLDLHDVTLVGNDTGGAVVQLLMPDAGVRVGRVVLASCEAFDNLPPGLTGRTLALTGKLSPRSFGLFMQHMRLRAFRRLPLAFGWLTLRGDAATARWVKPVMTQPGIRRDAVRLLRAVFGDRGLLQKAAESLPGFDRPALVVWASRDRVMPLEHGRRLAELLPRGRLVEVDDSYTLIPLDRPEEFATIIGEFIHTPVGA; encoded by the coding sequence ATGACGGAGATCGAACTGTCCGCCGGGACAATCGAATACGAGGACACCGGCGGCAACGGCCCCACCATTGTGCTCCTGCACGGTCTCCTGATGGACTCATCACTGTGGGACGGGACGCTCGCGAGCCTGGCCGTCGACCACCGGTGCGTGACACCGACGCTCCCGTTCGGCGCGCATCGTCATGCGATGAGGGACGACGCCGATCTCTCGCTGCCCGGGATCGCGCGCCTGGTTGCGGAGCTTCTCGAACGTCTCGATCTGCATGACGTCACGCTCGTGGGCAACGACACCGGCGGGGCCGTCGTCCAACTGCTCATGCCGGACGCAGGCGTTCGCGTGGGAAGGGTCGTGCTCGCCTCGTGCGAAGCGTTCGACAATCTTCCACCCGGTCTGACCGGCAGGACGCTCGCCCTGACCGGCAAGCTCTCTCCCCGGTCGTTCGGACTGTTCATGCAGCACATGCGGCTCCGGGCGTTCCGGCGGCTTCCGTTGGCGTTCGGATGGCTGACGCTCCGGGGTGACGCCGCAACCGCCCGGTGGGTGAAACCGGTCATGACGCAGCCCGGAATCCGCAGAGACGCCGTGCGTCTGCTGCGCGCGGTGTTCGGCGACCGCGGTCTCCTGCAGAAGGCCGCGGAGAGCCTGCCGGGCTTCGACCGTCCGGCCCTCGTGGTCTGGGCAAGCCGGGACCGGGTGATGCCCCTCGAACACGGCCGCCGGCTCGCGGAACTGCTCCCGCGGGGACGGCTGGTCGAGGTGGACGACAGTTACACGCTCATCCCGCTGGACCGGCCGGAAGAGTTCGCAACGATCATCGGGGAGTTCATCCACACCCCCGTCGGCGCCTGA
- a CDS encoding alpha/beta hydrolase: MEVVVRVSVEREKVRFISGGTECAAWHYPGTNGACVVMAAGFAIPKEPGTDLFAERFSHAGFSVLAFDFRRLGESGGRSRQVVRLREQLADWQAAIAFAADLPEVDPPHIAVWSFSLIGGQVLEVAALDHGVAAAIAQTPITNGRVSTRQAMGHSTPYALLRLAGRGVLDGAGSLVGRRPLLVPTAGKPGAVALLTTPDAMTGPRALDPENRYPDWQQTVAARSALRAGSYSPGRHAASVTCPLLVVVCDQDQTALPGPAVRAAQRAPRAEVVRLPGGHYAPFTDAHEQAVDCQLAFLRRNLLEHAPADPAAAPFTAHRGQGS; this comes from the coding sequence ATGGAGGTCGTAGTGCGGGTGTCCGTGGAGCGGGAGAAGGTCCGATTCATCAGCGGCGGCACCGAATGTGCGGCCTGGCACTATCCGGGAACCAACGGCGCCTGTGTGGTCATGGCCGCCGGGTTCGCGATACCCAAGGAGCCCGGTACCGACCTGTTCGCGGAACGGTTCAGCCATGCCGGTTTCTCCGTACTCGCCTTCGACTTCCGCCGCCTCGGTGAGAGCGGTGGCAGGTCACGTCAGGTCGTTCGGCTGCGCGAGCAGCTGGCCGACTGGCAGGCCGCCATCGCCTTCGCCGCGGACCTGCCGGAAGTCGACCCTCCGCACATCGCGGTGTGGAGCTTTTCCCTCATCGGCGGCCAGGTCCTGGAAGTCGCGGCGCTGGATCATGGAGTAGCGGCGGCGATCGCACAGACACCGATCACGAACGGGCGCGTCTCGACCCGCCAGGCGATGGGACATTCGACCCCTTACGCGCTGCTGCGGCTCGCCGGACGGGGTGTCCTGGACGGAGCGGGCAGTCTGGTCGGGCGCCGGCCCCTGCTGGTACCGACGGCCGGCAAGCCGGGTGCCGTCGCTCTGCTCACGACGCCGGACGCGATGACCGGCCCCCGCGCACTCGATCCCGAGAACAGATATCCCGACTGGCAGCAGACGGTCGCCGCCCGCTCAGCGCTCCGCGCCGGTTCCTACAGCCCCGGCCGCCATGCCGCGAGCGTCACCTGCCCGCTGTTGGTCGTCGTCTGCGACCAGGATCAGACGGCTCTTCCCGGACCCGCGGTCCGAGCCGCGCAGCGAGCGCCCCGCGCGGAGGTGGTCCGCCTGCCCGGTGGGCACTACGCACCGTTCACGGACGCACACGAGCAGGCCGTCGACTGCCAACTCGCCTTCCTCCGTCGGAATCTGCTGGAACATGCCCCGGCAGATCCGGCAGCGGCACCATTCACTGCGCACCGGGGACAGGGGTCATGA